The region TGGCACTGGGTATGTTGCAAGTGATAGAGACAGATTTGATAGTTGGTGCTCGATCAACGATATTGAGCCACATTATACTCACATGGTTATATATTGATTATGAAATGACTAGGGAGTTTACATTTCATCCTTTTGCTAATATGGCGATAAGAAGCCAATTTGTCGCCACATCCCATTGTAACCTATTGATGTTAAATGGTTATGATAGCATTGGGTCTTTTTTGTTCTATTGATTTTTATGATTAAAATTTTATTTTCACCCAGATTTCCCGAAATTTGTCCGAATCTTTATATCCGAATCAAATTCCTACCCCTCAATCCTTACCCAATCTTTGCGCAAAATACCCGCAATTCCCCCCAGCTAATCCGCCAATCGCGCCACGCTTCACGTGCTACATTTCGTCTCAGCCACACGCCAACCCTGCCAGCCTAAACGAGAGTCTTGCGATGTTAAAACCTGCTGTCCTGTTTACCGCGATGCTGCTTCTCAGCGGCTGCGCACTGAAGCAATACCCGCAATCACCCAAAGTCAGTGATGAAGAAGCGCAAACCTACAACTGCGCGGCACTGGATCAGGAGATCGCGAAATCCCACAGCGTCCAGCAGCAAATCGACAAAACCGGCGAGTTTGATGCGCTCACGGTGATTGGTTTTATCGGCGATTTTGGTATTGGCAACGGTATCGCCAAGGCCAGCGCTAACAAGCATGCGACTGCGCGGTTGAATCAGCTGGAACAATTAAAAACGGTGCGTTGCGGGCATCCAACGGCGTAATAGATCTATGCCAGCACGAAAGATGCGGACATTTAACAGCAGCCAGATAGCGTGAAAAATGGTATAAGAGTGCGCACTGTTTGTATTGCCGATTAATAAGGATCCTTCATGGCAAATGCGCAATATCTTCTCTGGGTAATGATTGGTACCTTAACGCTGCTGAGTCTCTTTATTGGTGTTGTCGTCGGGCGGACGAAAACCCCGCGTGTAGGCTTTGCGACCTTCGCCGGATTGTGGGTATTCTTCTTGCTAGCGATATTCTTCCTCTCGCGCTAGAGAACACCGTTTGCCACACGGCTTGTGTGGCAAATCAGTTGGTTAAGCAGTGTGGTGTAAAGCGGCACGATGCTGAGCAATTAGCGTGTTAGCCAGGTAACGATCTTCTTCATGTTGCGACACGTAATATTCATATGGGTCGCGCACGCCAAGGCTATAAATATAATCCAGGTGAGCTTGTTTAACTTCCCGATTAATATATTGCACTACCTCTAATCCCAATTCATCCGCATAGACTGGCGCTTTGCTTTTAATGTCGCGAATCAAGTCCGCGTTATTTTGCATGAAAAGCTCCAGATCGATTTTGTAATAGTCTTTCATTGCTCACTCCTTAAGAAAATACTGTCCTTTAAGTCTGGCACACGCTGTTAATTGCGTGTGGCTTAAGATGCCAGCCACGCCGCAACGCCGCCGTGACGCGAGCAGGTGCCGCGATGATGGGTGCTAAAATTGTATGAACCATCGCGGCAACGGGCCGTTGCGCCTTCGGGTACGTCATTATTTTGCGTATGCGCGGGGCGATGGATCGACTGTCCTTCGCTGTTGATATAACTGCCTTGCTCGATCAGTTCAACGTGCCTTTTGGCGTGTGAGGGCATGCTGACCAGCAACAGCATCAGTGTGATTACAGAAAGCCTTTTCATGATCTCTTTGCGGTGGAAAGGGGGATAGGAGGTTATCGGCAGCAAGGATAAAAGCTTAAATCACCATCACTAATGTAAGCGAAGCGTAAAATACAATGATGAGAATGATAGTTAATATCATTTAACTTGTTCGGCATTGTCTGGATTGATAGAGTAGCCGCCGTCCCGCACAGAGCTAACGCCTTTAATGAGCGCCGGAGATAAGCGCCGGACGGGACTTTCATCAGGGCTGCAGGACGCGGCCGCTGTTGAAACTTCTGAGATGACAAAATCCTTCAGCCCACAAACAGCAGATGCACCAATCGCGCCAGCGATTCCAGCAGCAACAGGCTGCCGAGAAATATAAACACCAGTACACCGATAAATTGTTTACGGCTGCTCACGCTGCTCCCTCCCCTGGCTTCATCTCACCGGACTATACTTTATGCCGGGTTCACTAAACTTCCAGTCAACCGGGGAAGATTACATGTTTTACCAGACGGTGAGTGCCAAAACGTGGCGTAACATTTGGGTGGTGGGTGATTTGCATGGTTGCCGCGCTCAACTGGATTCGCAACTGATTCTGCATGACTTCGATAAAGAGCGAGACCTGCTGCTGTCAGTGGGGGATTTAATCGATCGCGGGCCCGACAGCCCTGGCTGCTTGCAACTGTTGCAGGAGCCATGGTTTCGCTGTGTGCGTGGTAATCACGAACAGATGGCATTGTCGGCGCTGGAAGGCCAGGATCCGATGCTGTGGATGATGAACGGCGGTGACTGGTTCTGGCAGTTAAAAGGCGCGGATTTAATTGCGGCACGTCATGCGCTTAAACGCTGTGCCGATCTCCCGCTGATTTTGCATCTGGAGTTAGCCGATCGCGTGGTGGTGATCGCCCATGCCGACTATCCAGCCAGCCATTATGAGTTGGGTCAGGACGTGGACTGGCATCAGGTGGTGTGGAGCCGCGATCGTCTCGGCCGCCATCATCGTGGCGCTTCCGCCAGTATTGACGGTGCGAGCGATTTCTATTTTGGCCACACGCCGCTGGAACAGCCGCTCAATGTGGCGAACCAGCATTACATCGACACCGGAGCAGTATTCGGTAATCGCTTAACGCTGGTTCAGCTGCAGTAGAGTTAACGGAACAAACGCCCGTCGCGCACCAGTTCACGTGGATAGCTATTTTTGATGCGGTTACTGACTTTCTTGGCTAAACCCAATGGCTGTTGCTGATAGGTGACGATCACTTCATCGCGAGCCGGGGCAGTTTCAGGGTGAATATCCTGGCCGCGATACCAGCTTTCTGCTTCCGTTTCCGTCAATTCGAAATCCAGTGCGCTGCCAGGTTTTGTCAGGGCAACCACGGCTTCATGCTGCCAGCGATAGCCTTTCGGGAAAGTCTCTGCCAGCTTCAGGCCAATGCGTGAGAACCGGACTCTGCCGAGCCAGTTTTCCAGCGCAGCCGGGAACAGCCACAGTTCTTTATCACGCAGCCACAGCGAGTGATGTTCATCCCACTCGATACCCACCTTAGCTGCCGCCTGTTGCACTTCAGCAACCAGCTTGCGGCTGGCAGGCGAGAAGGGCAATTTACCCACTTTATAGGTGGGCACGGGCAACGCCGGGATACTGGCGGTTTTGCGCAGGCGTGCGACAAAGAAGCCTTCACTGTCGAAAATCTGTGGGAAGACATGCAGGAAGCCTTCCGGCGTCAATGCACGCTCGGCACCGTCAAACAGCTCGCCCAGAGGCACGATTTCAACCGCATCGGGATAGCGCTGCTGCAACCAGGCGATGACCTGTTGGTTCTCAATCTGGTTCAGCGTGCAGGTGGAGTAGATCAACGTGCCGCCAGGTTGTAATGCATGGAATGCACTGTCGATCAGGTCACGCTGGGTTGCGGCAATCTCTTCAGTACTGGCCAGCGTCCAATTACGCAGGGCGTCGGCATCTTTGCGCACTACGCCTTCGCCGGAGCAGGGTGCATCCAGCAGGATGGCATCAAACTGTTCAGGAAGGGCGGCGCCAAACACGCGGCCATCAAAGTGCGTTAATGCCACGTTGCTGACGCCACAGCGGCTGATATTGGCATGAAGCACTTTTACTCGACTGGCTGAATATTCATTGGCGAGGATCGCACCTTCGTTGCGCATCAACGCTGCCATTTGCGTGGTTTTGGAACCGGGTGCCGCAGCGACATCCATCACCTTACGTGCTTCCGGCGCGGCATCAAATAACGCGGTCACCGGCAGCATTGAACTGGCTTCCTGAATGTAGAACAAACCACTCAGGTGCTCAGCCACACTGCCCAGCGGCAATGTCTCATCTTCCCGCTCGATCCAGAATCCTTCGGCGCACCAGGGAACCGGCGTTAAGCGCCAGCCATAGTGCGCGGTGCGTGCTAAAAACGCCTCCACGCTAATTTTCAACGTATTGACGCGCAGGCTGCGGCGCAGCGGCTGTTGGCTAATCGCCAGGAAACGCTGCAGTTCATTTTCGTCAGCCAGGCTGGTGCGCATCAGCGCAAGGAAATCTTCAGGAAAGCGATCGGACACGGACATTTACCGGGGTATCAAATTTAGCGCGAAGTGTAACACGTGCAAATAAAACGGGCAGCCCGCAGGCTGCCCGATTGCTTAATTGGGATCCGGAATCGCCGTTCCCCAACTGCGCCACTCTTTCGGCGCTTCATCCTGCAACAGGAAGTGTTTATCAGCACCGGCCTGTGGCGCCAGCGGCACCGTCGGCGGTGTGGCAAATTGAATGCCGCCACGAATGAACTGCTGGAAGGTGCCGGTTTTCACTACGCCACCAATCAGACCGAAGTCGAGGTTATAGCCAGACGCCAGCCAGAACACGGAGTTATTACGCACCAGATGCTGATATTTTTTGCTGATGCGCAGCGCGATCTGTACGCGATCCGCCATGTTGCCCAGCGAAGTACCGGTTACCGTACCCACTTCCACCCCACGGAACAGCACCGGGGTACCCAACGACAGCGAACCGGCTTCGGTAGCATCAACATAAATGTTGAGTCCGTTGAGGTAACGCGAATCGGTGATGGTACTCTCCTGCAACTCAAAGGTACGTGCCTGAGCCCCTTTGCCGGGATCGACATTGAGGTAAGGCTGCAGCAAGGTCTCCAGATGATTAACACCCGCTGGCGAAATTTCCGGTGAGACCACCGAGAAGCGACTGCCGATACGCGCAAAGTCCTGCACATACTCGGGATAAAGCACCGCTTTCGCCACCACCTGATTGTTGTCTTTACTCAATGCCAGTGATTCGACCTGGCCGACATTAATGCCGAGGTAACGAATCGGCATGCCCGCGGCCAGCTTGCTGGCATCAAAGGTATGCAAGGTGATCTGGCTGCCGACTGCACGCGCAGCCGTTTCAGAGGCATAAAGTACGCGTTTCACGCCTTTCGCTGCTTGCGCGCCAGTGAGGTTATCGAAGCTGATCGCGCCTTTCAGCGCACGGTTAAGCGGCGAAGCCTGCACGGTTAAACCGCTGCCGTTGAGTTGTACTTTCGCACCACCTTCGGCCCAGAATACGCTCTCGCTGGTCAGCAGCTTGCGGTATTGCGGCTCAATGTGGATGGAAATCTCAAAGGCATCGGCGCGCGGCACCACATCCACCACTTCACCCACCTGGAATTTACGATACAGCACCACTGAACCGGCCTGCACATCTGGCAAGCTGTTGGCGGTCAGTTTCAGTGTGGTTGGCGGCTGGTCACCAATAATCCCTTCCTGCGCACGCTCAGCATCGGCATATAAAGGATAACGGGCGGAAGGATCGCCTTTCGCCCCCGGCACCAGACGTATGCCGCCGTCTACCCATTCACGGGCACTGGCACCCAGCACCTGCATTCCATCTAGACCAAACTTCACGTCGAGACGGCTATTCACGATGAATTTGCTATCCGCGTGCACCAGATGGCGATATTCCGGATTGATGGCTACCGCAAAGCTAATGCCATTCTCATCCAGTTGGCGCGAAATGACCTGCCCAATCTTCATGCCGTACAGCATCACCGGCTGACCGCCATCAATACCATAGGTTTCCGGCGCGCTGAGTTTTACCGTCAGGACATCCGGTTTTTGCAGCAGGGTTTCGCTGGCAGGCAGCACGGTAAAGTGATCCTGCGCGGGACCTTCACCCGGTACCAGTTCGAAGGTGTTACCGGTCAGCAAGCTGCTGAGATTGGTGTCGGTCAGGCTCAGCTTTGGCGCACGCATTTCAATGCGGGTACCGCTGCGCATCAGGCTGGTTACCGAAGGATCCACGGTGAGTTCGCCGGTGACTTTGCCGCCCGGCAACAGATTGAGTTTGGTCAAGGTGCCGACTTCCAGACCCTGATACATCAGTGGCGTGCTATTCGCTTTGAGGTTATCGCCGCTCGGTAAATCCAGACTGATCTGCACACCACGCTGGCTGCGTGCCAGATCAGGGTAGAGCTGATAGTTTTCGTCGCTGTTGGCCTGCTGGCCTTCTTCTGGAGAATCAAAGGCAATTGCGCCATTCACCAGCGCGGCCAGGCTCTCCAGCTTCACTTTGGCACCGCTCAGACTGACGTCAGCGTCTACTCCAGACACGTTCCAGAAGCGGCTCTGCTTTTTCACCAGATTGACGAAACGACGCTCAATCAATACGTCGACCGTGACGCCATCAGTATTACCGTTGATGCTGTAGTCATAGACGCGTCCCACCGGGATTTTGCGGTAGTAGACCAGCGAACCGGTGTTCAGCGAGCCCAAATCGGGAGAGTGCAGATGGAGCAGCAACTCGCCGGTGTTGACGCGATACTTGGGTTGCGTGTCCAGCGCGGTAAAGTGCTCACGCGGATTGCCGCCGCCAGGCATCATGCCAATATAGTTACCGCCCACCAGCGCATCCAATCCTGAAACGCCCGCCAGCGAGGCTTTCGGCGTCACCAGCCAGAACTGTGTATTGTCCTTCAGCGCATCGCGCATATCGCTCTTGATACTGGCCTTGATCTGGATGCTGTGATAATCATCGCTCAGCACAATACCTTGCACGGTACCCACTTCCACGCCCTGATAGCGAATCGGCGTACGGCCCGGCACGATGCCATCCGCGGTCTGGAAGTTGATGGTGATAGTGGTACCGCGTTCCTGATAGTTGGTCCATAGCAGCCAGCCAGCAATCAGCAGGGCAATAATGGGCAGTAACCAGAACGGCGAAACCTTGCGTTTGTTACGCAGGTTGGCGCTAGTCGGTGTAGTCGGCGTTTCCTGTTGCATGTGCATCCCAGATCAGGCGGCTATCAAGCCACTCTACAGCCATAATGGTCAGGATGACTGCCGCACCGAAATAGAAAGCGGCAGGTCCCATGGTAAAAGCCAGCAGTTGATCGCGATTCACCAATGACATGGTGACCGCAATCACGAACAGATCCAGCATTGACCAGCGTCCCACCCAGGTGATGGCACGCAGCAGTCGAATACGGGTTTTTAAGCCCTGTTCACACTTAAAATGGATGCTGACCAGCAACGTCAGCATCACTAACACTTTGGTAAACGGCACCAGAATACTGGCGATAAACACCACCGCCGCTACCGGGATGTTACCGGAAGCCAGGCCCAGAATACCGGAGAAGATCGTATCTTCACGGCGCGCGCCATTGACGTAAACCACTGAAATCGGCAGCAGGTTAGCGGGGATCAACAGCACAATCGAAGCGATCAGCGCGGCCCAGGATTTCTGCAAACTGTGGCGACGACGGAAGTCGAGCGGGGTGTGACAACGTGTACAACGTCCGCGATCGTCCGGCACACCGGTTTGATGGCAGTTCAGACACACCTGCCACAGTTCAGGGGGGGACGTCGGCAAAGCCTGCGGATAATAGTGTTCCCACAGCTCTTCCACGTTAAGGTGAATCAGCGTCAGCAGGCTCAGCACCGTCAGCGCGATGTAGGCCACCAGACCGTAGCCCACTTCCAGCGCGGCATAATCCTGCACCTTAATAGAGGCGACCGCCACACCGACCAGATAGATATCCAGCATCACCCACTCTTTGAGCTTCTCCAGCATTAGCAACACCGGACGCAGGTTCATCCCGATGGCGTTACCAATCCATAAATAGCAGATGCCAGCGACTAAGGTTACCGGTGCACCAATGGTACAAAACGCCACCATTGAGGCCGTCAGCACGTTGCCCTGCTGCGCCATCTGGATGACGCCTTCCACCAGGCTGGCGTTGATGCGCATGCCAAGCAAGCGAATATCCACCAAAGGCAGGCTGAAGGCGAAGGGCATCAACACGATCATGGTCACGGCCATCACAGTGAGTCGCGTCATTGACCAATCGCGGCCGCTTTGAATTTTTGCATGACAGCGCGGGCAATGCGCCGACTGATGCGATTTCACATCCGGTAAGGAAAAAAGGGTATCGCATTGCGGACAACGCTGATAACGTGCGTGGGGCAACGTCTGGCTGATAGCGTGAATTTTCATAGGTGACGCAAGTGGCCCATCGTTCGTTACGTTTACCGGCATGCTGTTCAGAGCATTCTGACTGCAATAGGGAGTGGTACAAGAATAGTTTAACCACCGACTGCTAAGGGTATAGTAACTAACACAATGATTCACCTGATGGGGCTGGATTATTAGTGCTTATTTTAACAACTGAGTGACAACAAGCTCACGACAGTGACGAGTTATGGTTAAACAATGAACAAAAAAGCCTTTTACGAGGATTTAAATCGTGATGTCCGCGCACTGTTAGCGGGCGAAACCTCTTTCCTGGCAGCACTGGGTAATTGCAGTGCGCTGTTGTTTGAACGCCTGGAAGGCGTGAACTGGGCAGGATTCTACTTGCTCACCGAGCCGAATACGCTGGTGCTGGGCCCGTTCCAGGGAAAAATTGCCTGTGTACGCATTCCGGTGGGCAAAGGGGTTTGTGGCACAGCGATTGCAGAAGATAAAGTACAGCTCGTTGAGGATGTGCATGCGTTCCCTGGCCATATCGCGTGCGATGCGGCCAGCAACGCTGAAATCGTGATTCCTCTGAAAGTGAATGGCACCGTTGTCGGTGTACTAGACATTGATAGTACGGTTTATTCTCGCTTTGATAGTGAGGATGAAGCGGGGCTGGTGGCCCTTACCGACGGGCTTTGTGAAGTGCTGGCGGGCAGTGACATCGAAAAATTTATTCAACTGTCACGCAGCTAATCGACTGGATCACATAGCATTTGGCGATGTTGTCATTATAATGTCGCCTGTTCATGCCTGCTCTGGTCGGCAAACCCGTAGTAATCAGGAAATTTCATGGAAAATCAACCTAAGTTGAATAG is a window of Pantoea rwandensis DNA encoding:
- a CDS encoding PqiB family protein is translated as MQQETPTTPTSANLRNKRKVSPFWLLPIIALLIAGWLLWTNYQERGTTITINFQTADGIVPGRTPIRYQGVEVGTVQGIVLSDDYHSIQIKASIKSDMRDALKDNTQFWLVTPKASLAGVSGLDALVGGNYIGMMPGGGNPREHFTALDTQPKYRVNTGELLLHLHSPDLGSLNTGSLVYYRKIPVGRVYDYSINGNTDGVTVDVLIERRFVNLVKKQSRFWNVSGVDADVSLSGAKVKLESLAALVNGAIAFDSPEEGQQANSDENYQLYPDLARSQRGVQISLDLPSGDNLKANSTPLMYQGLEVGTLTKLNLLPGGKVTGELTVDPSVTSLMRSGTRIEMRAPKLSLTDTNLSSLLTGNTFELVPGEGPAQDHFTVLPASETLLQKPDVLTVKLSAPETYGIDGGQPVMLYGMKIGQVISRQLDENGISFAVAINPEYRHLVHADSKFIVNSRLDVKFGLDGMQVLGASAREWVDGGIRLVPGAKGDPSARYPLYADAERAQEGIIGDQPPTTLKLTANSLPDVQAGSVVLYRKFQVGEVVDVVPRADAFEISIHIEPQYRKLLTSESVFWAEGGAKVQLNGSGLTVQASPLNRALKGAISFDNLTGAQAAKGVKRVLYASETAARAVGSQITLHTFDASKLAAGMPIRYLGINVGQVESLALSKDNNQVVAKAVLYPEYVQDFARIGSRFSVVSPEISPAGVNHLETLLQPYLNVDPGKGAQARTFELQESTITDSRYLNGLNIYVDATEAGSLSLGTPVLFRGVEVGTVTGTSLGNMADRVQIALRISKKYQHLVRNNSVFWLASGYNLDFGLIGGVVKTGTFQQFIRGGIQFATPPTVPLAPQAGADKHFLLQDEAPKEWRSWGTAIPDPN
- the yebS gene encoding membrane integrity lipid transport subunit YebS, which produces MKIHAISQTLPHARYQRCPQCDTLFSLPDVKSHQSAHCPRCHAKIQSGRDWSMTRLTVMAVTMIVLMPFAFSLPLVDIRLLGMRINASLVEGVIQMAQQGNVLTASMVAFCTIGAPVTLVAGICYLWIGNAIGMNLRPVLLMLEKLKEWVMLDIYLVGVAVASIKVQDYAALEVGYGLVAYIALTVLSLLTLIHLNVEELWEHYYPQALPTSPPELWQVCLNCHQTGVPDDRGRCTRCHTPLDFRRRHSLQKSWAALIASIVLLIPANLLPISVVYVNGARREDTIFSGILGLASGNIPVAAVVFIASILVPFTKVLVMLTLLVSIHFKCEQGLKTRIRLLRAITWVGRWSMLDLFVIAVTMSLVNRDQLLAFTMGPAAFYFGAAVILTIMAVEWLDSRLIWDAHATGNADYTD
- a CDS encoding DUF3761 domain-containing protein, which encodes MKRLSVITLMLLLVSMPSHAKRHVELIEQGSYINSEGQSIHRPAHTQNNDVPEGATARCRDGSYNFSTHHRGTCSRHGGVAAWLAS
- the rsmF gene encoding 16S rRNA (cytosine(1407)-C(5))-methyltransferase RsmF, producing MSVSDRFPEDFLALMRTSLADENELQRFLAISQQPLRRSLRVNTLKISVEAFLARTAHYGWRLTPVPWCAEGFWIEREDETLPLGSVAEHLSGLFYIQEASSMLPVTALFDAAPEARKVMDVAAAPGSKTTQMAALMRNEGAILANEYSASRVKVLHANISRCGVSNVALTHFDGRVFGAALPEQFDAILLDAPCSGEGVVRKDADALRNWTLASTEEIAATQRDLIDSAFHALQPGGTLIYSTCTLNQIENQQVIAWLQQRYPDAVEIVPLGELFDGAERALTPEGFLHVFPQIFDSEGFFVARLRKTASIPALPVPTYKVGKLPFSPASRKLVAEVQQAAAKVGIEWDEHHSLWLRDKELWLFPAALENWLGRVRFSRIGLKLAETFPKGYRWQHEAVVALTKPGSALDFELTETEAESWYRGQDIHPETAPARDEVIVTYQQQPLGLAKKVSNRIKNSYPRELVRDGRLFR
- a CDS encoding metallophosphoesterase, producing MFYQTVSAKTWRNIWVVGDLHGCRAQLDSQLILHDFDKERDLLLSVGDLIDRGPDSPGCLQLLQEPWFRCVRGNHEQMALSALEGQDPMLWMMNGGDWFWQLKGADLIAARHALKRCADLPLILHLELADRVVVIAHADYPASHYELGQDVDWHQVVWSRDRLGRHHRGASASIDGASDFYFGHTPLEQPLNVANQHYIDTGAVFGNRLTLVQLQ
- a CDS encoding GAF domain-containing protein, which gives rise to MNKKAFYEDLNRDVRALLAGETSFLAALGNCSALLFERLEGVNWAGFYLLTEPNTLVLGPFQGKIACVRIPVGKGVCGTAIAEDKVQLVEDVHAFPGHIACDAASNAEIVIPLKVNGTVVGVLDIDSTVYSRFDSEDEAGLVALTDGLCEVLAGSDIEKFIQLSRS